A single genomic interval of Aureibacillus halotolerans harbors:
- the gpsB gene encoding cell division regulator GpsB: MLSDKMVLSAKDILEKDFKTGIKGYNQDEVDQFLDQVIKDYETMHAHIEALEQENQRLKKQSTEAPKQQRQAQPTQQGSTNYDILKRLSNLERHVFGSKLYE; the protein is encoded by the coding sequence ATGTTATCAGATAAAATGGTGTTGTCCGCAAAAGATATTTTGGAAAAAGATTTTAAAACAGGCATTAAAGGCTACAATCAAGATGAAGTTGATCAATTTCTCGATCAAGTGATTAAGGATTATGAAACGATGCACGCACACATCGAAGCACTTGAACAAGAAAACCAACGACTGAAAAAACAGAGCACTGAAGCACCTAAGCAACAAAGACAAGCCCAGCCTACACAACAAGGAAGTACCAACTATGACATTCTAAAACGATTGTCAAACTTGGAGCGCCACGTGTTTGGAAGCAAGCTGTACGAATAG
- a CDS encoding SLOG family protein produces MLKSVAVGGYKPFELGIFQPSHQGIPVIKETLRQKMIGMIEQGTEWFVSSGQSGVELWGLEVAEDLKKTAYPSLQTALLPPFIGWEEKWNEVEQEAFRKLFHEVDFCRYITDRPYESPAQLRVKNQFIVQHTSGMLLLYDEDHEGTPKYMLHAAKQQEQYPVVWVSPEDVAETERVLAEMAFDEWKVDEKN; encoded by the coding sequence GTGTTAAAATCAGTTGCAGTTGGGGGGTACAAGCCCTTTGAGTTAGGGATTTTTCAACCTTCCCATCAAGGCATTCCTGTGATTAAGGAAACGCTACGCCAAAAAATGATTGGCATGATCGAACAAGGTACAGAGTGGTTCGTTTCTTCTGGGCAATCTGGGGTAGAATTATGGGGGCTTGAAGTCGCCGAAGACCTGAAGAAAACAGCGTATCCGTCCTTACAAACGGCGTTACTTCCCCCGTTTATTGGTTGGGAGGAAAAATGGAATGAAGTGGAACAAGAAGCTTTCCGCAAGCTTTTTCACGAAGTGGATTTTTGTCGGTACATTACGGATCGTCCGTATGAGTCTCCGGCACAGCTGCGCGTAAAAAATCAGTTTATTGTTCAGCATACGAGTGGAATGCTTCTGTTGTATGATGAAGACCATGAGGGTACGCCGAAATATATGCTCCATGCAGCAAAACAACAGGAACAGTATCCCGTTGTATGGGTTTCCCCAGAGGATGTCGCAGAGACAGAGCGAGTTCTCGCAGAAATGGCATTTGATGAATGGAAAGTTGACGAGAAAAATTGA
- a CDS encoding CotD family spore coat protein produces MFNHCHKPKKPMQCCPMPSNQMPTNQLPAMSQPMMMPANVHPTRTVVENQFFHTIVPHIHPIHIEKRQHQMYEHRHYYPQTVSNVADAQHQHFDCCPEPPEKHHDCD; encoded by the coding sequence ATGTTTAATCACTGTCACAAGCCAAAGAAACCAATGCAATGCTGCCCGATGCCTAGCAATCAGATGCCTACGAATCAACTTCCTGCAATGTCGCAGCCAATGATGATGCCTGCGAATGTTCACCCGACACGTACGGTTGTGGAAAATCAATTCTTTCACACGATTGTGCCTCATATTCACCCTATTCACATAGAGAAAAGACAGCATCAAATGTATGAACACCGTCATTATTACCCACAAACTGTATCGAACGTTGCTGATGCGCAACATCAGCATTTTGATTGTTGCCCTGAGCCTCCAGAAAAGCATCATGACTGTGACTAA
- a CDS encoding ribonuclease H-like domain-containing protein, with the protein MSLKKKLERYRALQKKKASEEKNINQDDNIQKEAAVEDQDRLFAETSWQALGFTAHKTSEGYCYIKETTYPAHTRFGNIALNDIYKTISSWNRSSLKSPLSAQGKSVEDLLFFDTETTGLSHGAGHTIFLFGTGCFKEEKLTIKQYALARPGQEAALFLPFLQDHSSLSDLVTYNGKSFDWPHVKSKHVLIRERVPTLPEYGHYDLLHAARRVWKHRMEKVSLGNVEAAELQMSRVGDTPGFLAPMLYKNYVESEDATCLKGIIQHNEQDIVSLVLLYVRLSSLILDYKTKDEGERLALAKWLDKDKNDEEAAYLYASLLSSNEWREEAAFQLAGLCKRENAYERALALYKSIQGEELKKDAWLAAAMLYEHQFQQYDEALSLVNQLVNEYADELPGTASLQHRHRRLLRKIAGK; encoded by the coding sequence ATGTCACTGAAGAAAAAGCTTGAACGATATCGTGCACTGCAAAAAAAGAAAGCCAGTGAAGAGAAAAACATAAATCAAGACGATAACATTCAAAAGGAAGCAGCGGTGGAGGATCAAGACCGCTTGTTTGCAGAGACGTCTTGGCAAGCACTTGGTTTTACGGCACACAAAACGAGTGAAGGCTACTGTTATATCAAGGAAACAACGTATCCTGCTCATACACGGTTTGGGAACATTGCTCTTAATGATATTTACAAAACCATCTCGTCATGGAACCGTTCATCGTTAAAATCACCGCTTTCAGCTCAAGGAAAAAGCGTTGAGGATCTTCTTTTTTTTGATACAGAAACGACAGGTCTTTCTCATGGTGCAGGGCATACGATCTTTTTGTTCGGCACTGGCTGCTTTAAAGAGGAAAAGTTAACGATAAAACAGTACGCTTTAGCGCGCCCAGGACAAGAGGCTGCGTTGTTTTTGCCTTTTTTACAGGATCACTCTTCATTATCGGATCTCGTCACTTACAACGGCAAATCGTTTGACTGGCCGCATGTCAAATCAAAGCATGTTCTTATTCGTGAACGTGTACCGACCTTACCAGAATACGGGCACTATGATCTGTTGCATGCGGCGAGACGCGTGTGGAAACATCGTATGGAAAAAGTATCTCTCGGAAATGTGGAAGCCGCAGAGCTTCAAATGAGCCGTGTTGGAGATACGCCTGGGTTTCTGGCTCCTATGCTGTATAAAAACTATGTTGAGTCAGAGGATGCAACTTGTCTTAAGGGGATCATTCAGCACAATGAGCAAGACATCGTCTCACTCGTATTGTTATATGTGAGGCTTTCATCGCTTATTTTGGACTATAAAACAAAGGATGAGGGAGAACGACTTGCGCTAGCAAAGTGGCTTGACAAGGACAAGAACGATGAAGAAGCGGCGTATTTGTATGCGTCATTATTGTCGTCAAACGAATGGCGGGAAGAGGCCGCTTTTCAATTAGCAGGGCTGTGTAAGCGAGAAAATGCGTATGAGCGTGCGCTCGCCTTATATAAAAGTATTCAAGGTGAAGAGTTGAAAAAAGATGCCTGGCTCGCAGCGGCGATGCTATATGAGCATCAATTTCAGCAATATGATGAAGCCCTGTCTCTCGTCAATCAATTAGTAAATGAATATGCCGATGAGTTGCCAGGTACGGCATCATTGCAGCATCGTCATCGGCGGCTTCTTCGAAAAATAGCAGGGAAATAA